CCTCATGCCCAACGCCAAAACCGGCACGGTGACCTTCGACCTCGCCACCGCGGTGCGCGAAATGAAGGCCGGCCGCGTGGAATTCAAGGTGGACAAGGCCGGCGTGCTCCACGCTCCCCTGGGCAAGGTGTCCTTCGGGCCGGAAAAGCTCCTGGACAACCTCAAGGCCCTGGTGGACCATGTGGTTCGTCTGAAGCCCTCCGCCGCCAAGGGAACGTACCTCAAGAAGGTGGCCCTGGCCACCACCATGGGGCCCGGCGTGAAAGTGGACGCCCTGAGCGTTCGCAAGATGCTCGAAGGCGCCAGCTAATCAGGACGCCACTCGCGCGAGGGGATGCCGGCGCACCACGCCAGGGCATCCCCTCGCGTTATTACAGCGCACCACGTCCGCCGGCGCGCGGCGGAACGACGCGATAGAGACGAGGGGGCATGCAGTGTGCATGTTCGTTCGTCGACAGACAGACACGGGGACGAGTCGAAGACAGCAGGCGGGCTTTCGGGTCCTGAAGCGTCCTGCCGAGACTTTGGCTCATTTTCTGTGCCTGAGGACTGATTTCCCGGGACGTCCCGGGAAAAGGAGCAGTGACCATGGATAGAAACGCAAAAGCCGCCATCATCGACGCCTTGCGCGTCAAGGCAGGCAAGGCGCAGATCATGGTGGTCACGGACTTCAAGGGCCTCAAGGTAGAGGAAATGACCGACCTCAGGGTGAAGCTCAGAGCGCAGCAGATTGATCTGCAAGTCGTCAAGAACACCCTGGCGCGGATCGCCTTTACCGAAAGCGCATTTAAACCCTTGGGCGATGTGCTCAAGGAGAACTGCGCTGTGGTCATTGGATATGACGATCCGGTGCTGACCGCCAAGGTCATCACCGATTACGCCAAATCCAACAAGAAGTTCACCATCCGCTACGCCAACCTGCAGGGCAAGCAGATCAGCGACGAAGGTCTCAAAGACCTCTCCAAGCTGCCGAGCCGGCCCGAGTTGTTGGCCCAGGCCCTGGGGACCATGCGCGCCGTGCCCCAGAACTTTGTGAGCCTGCTGGCCAATGTGCCTCGGTCGTTCTTGAACGTGCTGACCGCCATCAAAGACGAGAAGGAAAAGGCAGCCGCCTAGCGCCTCGCCACCGTTCTTCACCCCCCAAGGAGCTTTCCAATGTCTACCGTGACCAAAGAACAAGTTGTTGACTTCATCTCCAATATGACCGTGCTGGAGCTGGCTGACTTCATCAAGGAACTGGAAGAAAAGTTCGGCGTGTCTGCTGCTGCCCCCATGGCCGGCATGATGATGATGCCCGGCATGGGCGCTGCTGACGCCCCCGCTGAAGAAGTGGAAGAAAAGACCGAATTCGACGTCA
This sequence is a window from Megalodesulfovibrio gigas DSM 1382 = ATCC 19364. Protein-coding genes within it:
- the rplL gene encoding 50S ribosomal protein L7/L12 encodes the protein MSTVTKEQVVDFISNMTVLELADFIKELEEKFGVSAAAPMAGMMMMPGMGAADAPAEEVEEKTEFDVILKEAGGNKIAVIKAVRALTGLGLKEAKDKVDAAPQPIKEAVSKEDAEAAKKQLEEAGATVEVK
- the rplJ gene encoding 50S ribosomal protein L10, whose translation is MDRNAKAAIIDALRVKAGKAQIMVVTDFKGLKVEEMTDLRVKLRAQQIDLQVVKNTLARIAFTESAFKPLGDVLKENCAVVIGYDDPVLTAKVITDYAKSNKKFTIRYANLQGKQISDEGLKDLSKLPSRPELLAQALGTMRAVPQNFVSLLANVPRSFLNVLTAIKDEKEKAAA